In Deinococcus sp. Leaf326, a single genomic region encodes these proteins:
- a CDS encoding DUF3310 domain-containing protein, translating to MSEHQHPDHYAGTIPAIDAIRAALTPEEFRGFLKGNVLKYMWRAGKKGPPLGDALKASDYQAWWVEELKKEAGQ from the coding sequence ATGAGCGAGCACCAGCACCCCGACCACTACGCCGGGACCATCCCAGCCATTGACGCCATCCGCGCCGCCCTCACCCCCGAGGAGTTCCGGGGGTTCTTGAAGGGCAACGTCCTCAAGTACATGTGGCGCGCCGGCAAGAAAGGTCCGCCTCTGGGTGATGCGCTGAAGGCCAGCGACTACCAGGCGTGGTGGGTCGAAGAACTCAAGAAGGAGGCGGGCCAGTGA